In the genome of Cetobacterium ceti, one region contains:
- a CDS encoding NAD(P)/FAD-dependent oxidoreductase codes for MKINLNNLSISIERDQNKMVKNEIIKRGIKPENIERIEHVKRSIDSRKKSEIKFVYNLEITLKEAVSNLHKDFSIPKEIKMEKRVPKKDMGSIAVIGTGPAGLFAALRLCEYGFKPIIFERGEMVDNRDKAIESFYSTSVLNPNSNIQFGEGGAGTYSDGKLNTRIRSGYINKVFLELVESGAQENILWDYKPHVGTDILKVVVKNIREKIKSLGGEFHFNTLVENVVILNNKVVALDIRDKFGNKERLPFDRVLMGVGHSARDTYKMLHKNGVFMENKAFAVGARIEHPRKDIDEMQYGKFVNHPLLEAATYNLAYNNREEERGIFSFCMCPGGVIVNAASETGGTLVNGMSYSTRDGEFSNSALVVGIKENEFGDELFSGMKFQESIERKTFELINNYGALTQNVLDFMNNKTTTRQLKSSYPMEMKNYDLNNLFPEVISNNMKYAMKHWEKTQRNFISKNANLIAPETRTSAPVRITRNEFGESISTKGLYPIGEGAGYAGGIVSAAVDGLKIVDYIFTDLVD; via the coding sequence TTGAAAATAAATTTAAATAATCTTTCTATTTCCATAGAGAGAGATCAAAATAAAATGGTTAAAAATGAAATTATAAAAAGGGGTATTAAACCTGAGAATATAGAAAGAATTGAACATGTTAAAAGATCCATTGACAGTAGAAAAAAATCTGAAATTAAATTTGTATATAATTTAGAAATTACTTTAAAGGAAGCTGTTTCAAATCTTCACAAGGATTTTTCCATTCCCAAGGAAATTAAAATGGAAAAAAGAGTTCCTAAAAAAGATATGGGGTCAATTGCAGTTATCGGTACTGGTCCTGCGGGGCTTTTTGCTGCACTTAGACTTTGCGAATATGGTTTTAAACCTATTATCTTTGAAAGAGGAGAGATGGTAGACAATAGAGATAAGGCCATAGAATCTTTTTATTCTACAAGTGTTCTTAATCCCAATTCAAATATTCAATTTGGAGAAGGGGGAGCAGGAACTTATTCAGACGGAAAATTAAATACAAGAATTAGAAGTGGATATATAAATAAAGTTTTCTTAGAACTTGTTGAATCTGGTGCCCAAGAAAATATTTTATGGGATTATAAACCCCATGTTGGAACTGATATTTTAAAAGTTGTAGTTAAAAATATCCGTGAAAAAATTAAATCTCTTGGAGGTGAGTTTCACTTTAATACTTTAGTTGAAAATGTTGTTATTTTAAATAATAAAGTTGTGGCTCTAGATATTAGAGATAAATTTGGAAATAAAGAAAGACTTCCATTTGATAGGGTTTTAATGGGAGTTGGACACTCTGCTAGAGATACATATAAAATGCTTCATAAAAATGGAGTTTTTATGGAGAATAAGGCCTTTGCCGTAGGAGCAAGAATAGAGCACCCAAGAAAAGATATTGATGAAATGCAATATGGAAAATTTGTTAATCATCCTTTACTAGAAGCGGCAACATATAATCTTGCCTATAACAATAGGGAAGAGGAGAGGGGAATATTCTCGTTTTGTATGTGTCCAGGAGGAGTTATTGTAAATGCTGCCTCTGAAACTGGAGGAACCCTTGTAAATGGTATGAGTTATTCCACTAGAGATGGAGAGTTTTCAAACTCAGCCTTAGTTGTAGGAATTAAAGAAAATGAATTTGGAGATGAATTGTTCTCGGGAATGAAATTCCAAGAATCAATAGAGAGAAAAACTTTTGAACTTATTAATAACTATGGAGCTTTAACTCAAAATGTTTTAGATTTTATGAATAATAAAACTACAACTAGACAGTTAAAATCAAGTTATCCCATGGAAATGAAAAATTATGATTTAAATAATCTTTTCCCTGAAGTTATTTCAAACAATATGAAATATGCCATGAAACATTGGGAAAAAACTCAAAGAAATTTTATAAGTAAAAATGCCAATCTAATAGCCCCAGAAACTAGAACTTCTGCCCCTGTTAGAATCACTAGAAATGAATTTGGTGAATCTATTAGCACAAAGGGATTATATCCTATAGGAGAAGGTGCTGGATATGCAGGTGGAATAGTTAGTGCCGCTGTAGACGGGCTTAAAATTGTAGATTATATATTTACAGATTTAGTTGATTAA
- a CDS encoding HU family DNA-binding protein — protein sequence MTKKEFVDLFAKNGEYAKKDAEKAINTFLASVEEALVNGDSVTFVGWGKWEVVTRAPREVRNPQTGKKMKLDAKKVVKFKVGKTLEEKIK from the coding sequence ATGACTAAAAAAGAATTCGTAGATCTTTTCGCAAAAAATGGTGAGTATGCAAAAAAAGATGCTGAAAAAGCAATTAACACTTTCCTTGCATCAGTAGAGGAAGCTTTAGTAAATGGAGATTCTGTAACTTTTGTTGGATGGGGAAAATGGGAAGTTGTAACAAGAGCTCCAAGAGAAGTTAGAAATCCTCAAACTGGTAAAAAAATGAAGTTAGATGCTAAAAAAGTAGTTAAGTTCAAAGTTGGAAAAACATTAGAAGAAAAAATTAAATAG
- a CDS encoding DJ-1 family glyoxalase III: MDKKVYILLAEGFELIEALSPLDVLRRGHIHVETVSLNDGLEVKSAQKVTVVADRRFNIDELTDGDMIILPGGYPGYVNLKENKDVVSLVKYYLEKNDKYVGAICGAPSLLGENKFILGRKFTCHSSVLDAMDKKMYSHMDVVRDGNLITASGAGHGVEFGMELAKVFLDEKSIENIMKGMELHKEEK; encoded by the coding sequence ATGGATAAAAAAGTTTATATATTACTAGCAGAGGGATTTGAATTAATAGAAGCTTTAAGTCCATTGGATGTATTAAGAAGAGGTCATATACATGTGGAAACTGTATCTTTAAATGATGGATTAGAGGTTAAATCTGCTCAAAAAGTGACAGTTGTAGCTGATAGAAGATTTAATATAGATGAATTAACAGATGGAGATATGATTATACTTCCAGGAGGATATCCAGGGTATGTTAATTTAAAAGAAAATAAAGATGTTGTAAGTTTAGTTAAATATTATTTAGAAAAAAATGATAAGTATGTAGGAGCAATTTGTGGAGCTCCATCTCTTTTAGGAGAGAATAAATTTATTTTGGGAAGAAAATTCACATGTCACTCTTCAGTACTTGATGCTATGGATAAAAAAATGTATTCTCATATGGATGTAGTAAGAGATGGAAATCTAATTACAGCATCTGGAGCAGGACATGGAGTTGAATTTGGAATGGAACTTGCCAAAGTATTCTTAGATGAAAAAAGTATTGAAAATATTATGAAGGGGATGGAACTTCATAAGGAAGAAAAATAA
- a CDS encoding ABC transporter substrate-binding protein: MRKMFLLFLVFTVSLFSFGEKKIIKAVFSPMPNISEKLLKKVIKNYENLNNISVEIEIIEGNYLKILKEKINKKEPLDMIFMTPLYAKNAIALDWLQPFKDGYLTEFEKMNIKEYFPEEFIKNKKFYGYSTGSLGTTLFYNKKLLKKYGIPKPRKLEDMPKILQLVKDNGIIPLVSDTTFSGSDISILDEHLKYHLNMEENKIFIHPNEIGYRNRYQAFFSGKVAFISGAIEESNRDDLYRDIFGMIPMEGYSFNLKTLPYAYALGKYSKNPKEAINLMRFLNEKTKYADLRKIRNSFINGM; this comes from the coding sequence ATGAGGAAAATGTTCCTTTTATTTTTAGTATTTACAGTATCGCTATTTTCTTTTGGGGAAAAGAAAATAATAAAAGCTGTTTTTTCACCAATGCCAAACATAAGTGAAAAGCTTCTTAAAAAAGTTATAAAGAATTATGAAAACCTTAATAATATTTCTGTTGAAATTGAAATTATTGAAGGAAACTATTTAAAAATTTTAAAGGAAAAAATAAATAAAAAAGAACCTTTAGACATGATTTTTATGACCCCGTTATATGCAAAAAATGCCATAGCATTAGATTGGCTTCAACCATTTAAAGACGGATATTTAACAGAATTTGAAAAAATGAATATTAAAGAATATTTTCCAGAAGAATTTATTAAAAACAAAAAATTTTATGGATACTCAACAGGATCTCTGGGAACAACTCTTTTTTATAATAAAAAATTATTAAAAAAATATGGAATTCCTAAACCCAGAAAATTAGAAGATATGCCTAAAATTTTACAACTGGTAAAGGATAATGGAATTATTCCATTGGTATCAGATACAACATTTTCAGGAAGTGATATTTCTATTTTAGATGAACATTTAAAATATCATTTAAACATGGAAGAAAATAAAATATTTATTCATCCAAATGAAATTGGTTATAGAAATAGATATCAAGCTTTTTTTTCAGGAAAAGTAGCTTTTATATCTGGAGCTATTGAAGAGAGTAATAGAGATGATTTATATAGGGATATATTTGGAATGATTCCTATGGAAGGATATAGTTTTAATTTAAAAACATTGCCCTATGCTTATGCTTTAGGGAAATATTCAAAGAATCCAAAAGAAGCCATAAATCTTATGAGATTTTTAAATGAAAAAACTAAATATGCAGATTTAAGAAAAATAAGAAATTCTTTTATAAACGGAATGTAA
- a CDS encoding radical SAM protein yields MNISKKDALEWFEFLASIPGNKEEICEEYKDIIESVLRQIDLSMRAHHKRIQDSIVGLDTLKGRTYFVGDKNKFPKGCVSCLFGDGLGGVRKTNKCNLQCKFCYYHDNIDNQEKIPDNMWEIGETLYYEEDIDLLLNIQKKPSGIAYVYLEPFLEIEKYYPVIKKFKEAGVYQHMYTNGTIGTEENLKALGEAGLDELRFNMGASNCSDKVIEYMKLAKKYIPMVGIETPMTPEFLESFMKQKDKILASGLDFINCAELHFGEDNINNYHGETMYISRRGYISPIWSREITFKLMDMASKENWPLVVHDCSNHTKYCRELNKNSKHNQDFGFHTYYSEFERVLFHLFIPFLKDEKFKFITEENLPEDLKLENCREFILEMIEEDEEEIYEGFYDYEEETSLED; encoded by the coding sequence ATGAACATATCAAAAAAAGACGCTTTAGAATGGTTTGAGTTCTTAGCATCTATTCCAGGAAATAAAGAAGAAATTTGTGAAGAGTATAAAGATATAATTGAATCTGTATTAAGACAAATTGATTTATCTATGAGAGCTCATCATAAAAGAATACAGGACAGTATTGTAGGATTAGATACTTTAAAAGGTAGAACATATTTTGTAGGAGATAAGAATAAATTCCCTAAGGGATGTGTATCTTGTTTATTTGGTGATGGATTAGGTGGAGTGAGAAAAACAAATAAATGTAACCTACAGTGTAAATTCTGTTATTACCATGATAATATAGATAACCAAGAGAAAATACCTGATAACATGTGGGAAATAGGAGAAACTTTATATTATGAAGAGGATATTGACCTTCTTTTAAATATACAGAAAAAACCTTCAGGAATTGCCTATGTATATTTAGAACCATTCTTAGAAATTGAAAAATATTATCCAGTTATTAAGAAATTTAAAGAAGCTGGAGTTTATCAGCATATGTATACCAATGGTACCATAGGAACTGAGGAGAATTTAAAAGCTCTTGGAGAAGCTGGACTTGATGAATTAAGATTTAATATGGGAGCAAGTAACTGTAGTGATAAAGTTATAGAGTATATGAAACTTGCTAAAAAATATATCCCTATGGTGGGAATTGAAACTCCTATGACTCCTGAATTTTTAGAATCATTTATGAAACAAAAAGACAAAATATTAGCTTCTGGTTTAGACTTTATAAACTGTGCTGAATTACACTTTGGCGAAGATAATATAAACAATTACCATGGTGAAACTATGTATATTTCTAGAAGAGGATATATTTCCCCTATTTGGTCTAGAGAGATTACATTTAAATTAATGGATATGGCTTCTAAGGAAAACTGGCCTCTTGTTGTTCATGATTGTTCTAATCATACTAAATATTGTAGAGAATTAAATAAAAATTCTAAGCACAATCAAGATTTTGGATTCCATACATATTACAGTGAATTTGAAAGAGTTTTATTCCATCTATTTATACCTTTCTTAAAAGATGAGAAATTTAAGTTTATAACAGAAGAAAATTTACCTGAAGATTTAAAATTAGAAAACTGTAGAGAGTTTATACTTGAAATGATTGAAGAGGATGAAGAAGAAATATATGAAGGATTCTACGATTATGAAGAAGAAACTTCTTTAGAAGATTAA
- a CDS encoding epoxyqueuosine reductase QueH, with protein sequence MNKINYDKEMENIISQIKDKEKPSLLIHSCCAPCSGAILEYLRNFFNISIYFYNPNITFEEEYVKRLEEQKSYDKELNYNMEIIEGIYNPKDDFFKVVQGLEKEPEGGKRCYKCYYLRMEACAKKSKELGFDYFTTVLSISPLKNAQWINEIGRELSEKYNIKFLYGDFKKKSRYLRSVELSKEHNLYRQDYCGCVFSKVEREKIKESRIGE encoded by the coding sequence ATGAATAAAATAAATTACGATAAAGAGATGGAAAATATAATATCTCAAATTAAGGATAAAGAAAAGCCAAGTCTTTTAATTCACTCTTGCTGTGCTCCCTGTAGTGGTGCAATTCTAGAGTATTTAAGAAACTTTTTTAATATTAGTATATATTTTTACAATCCAAATATAACATTTGAAGAGGAGTATGTAAAAAGGCTTGAGGAACAAAAATCCTATGATAAGGAATTAAATTATAATATGGAGATTATTGAGGGAATTTATAATCCAAAGGATGATTTTTTTAAAGTTGTTCAAGGATTAGAAAAGGAACCTGAAGGTGGGAAAAGATGTTATAAATGTTATTATCTTAGAATGGAAGCTTGTGCTAAAAAAAGTAAGGAGCTAGGATTTGATTATTTTACAACTGTTTTAAGTATAAGCCCTCTTAAAAATGCCCAATGGATAAATGAAATTGGAAGGGAGCTTTCTGAGAAATATAATATTAAATTTTTATATGGAGATTTTAAAAAGAAAAGTAGATATTTAAGATCGGTGGAATTATCAAAGGAACACAATCTATATAGACAGGACTATTGTGGATGTGTATTTTCAAAAGTAGAAAGAGAAAAAATAAAGGAGTCAAGAATAGGTGAATAA
- a CDS encoding TIGR01212 family radical SAM protein (This family includes YhcC from E. coli K-12, an uncharacterized radical SAM protein.): MNNNRFYSLNDYFKENFHEKIYKVSLDGGFTCPNRDGKVARGGCLFCSESGSGDFAGNKTKPINEQIEEQLELISGKFSQGKVIAYFQNFTNTYGDVEYLRKIFYEALNHPRVMGLAIGTRPDCLPEDVLDLLSEINEKYFLWVELGLQTIDEGVAKIINRGYKLKVYVDSALELKKRNIKVVTHLIIGLPEEGDRGTLEGAKLVNSVGSWGIKIHLLHILKNTPLAIYYKNKPFKVFEMNEYIDYVVDILEVLNPTVVIHRLTGDGKKEDLIEPLWSLNKRAVLNGIHKRLKERETYQGRISNG; this comes from the coding sequence GTGAATAATAATAGATTTTATAGTTTAAATGACTATTTTAAAGAAAACTTTCATGAAAAAATATATAAGGTTTCTTTAGATGGAGGATTTACTTGTCCCAATAGAGATGGGAAAGTGGCAAGGGGAGGGTGCTTATTTTGCAGTGAATCTGGAAGTGGAGATTTCGCAGGAAATAAAACTAAACCTATAAATGAGCAGATAGAGGAGCAATTAGAACTTATAAGTGGTAAGTTTTCCCAAGGGAAAGTTATAGCCTATTTTCAAAATTTTACAAATACCTATGGAGATGTAGAATATTTAAGAAAAATATTTTATGAAGCTTTAAATCACCCTAGAGTAATGGGGCTTGCTATAGGGACTAGACCTGATTGTTTACCAGAAGATGTACTTGATTTGTTAAGTGAAATAAATGAAAAATATTTTCTTTGGGTAGAACTTGGACTACAAACTATAGATGAGGGGGTTGCCAAAATCATAAATAGAGGGTATAAATTAAAGGTATATGTAGATAGTGCCCTAGAACTTAAAAAAAGAAATATAAAAGTTGTAACTCACTTAATTATAGGATTGCCAGAGGAGGGAGACAGGGGAACTCTTGAAGGAGCAAAACTAGTAAATAGTGTAGGTTCATGGGGAATAAAGATACATTTGCTACATATTTTAAAAAATACTCCTTTAGCCATATATTATAAAAATAAACCATTTAAAGTGTTTGAAATGAATGAATATATAGATTATGTAGTAGATATTTTAGAGGTATTAAATCCTACTGTGGTTATTCATAGATTAACTGGAGATGGAAAAAAAGAAGATTTAATAGAACCTCTTTGGAGTTTGAATAAAAGAGCTGTTTTAAATGGGATACATAAAAGGCTAAAGGAAAGAGAAACTTATCAGGGGAGAATAAGCAATGGGTAA
- a CDS encoding MurR/RpiR family transcriptional regulator: MGNVLLKIKEIRDKLTNKELKVADYIEKNLEEVKNLNTYEMGNRCDVSQASIVRFSKKLGYSGFPEFKIALSSDIGRQEMENSISIIHEEIKVDDSSEDTGKKVAYENIKAIEDTCKLINYKELEKAVELLDKAKRIFILGGGFSGIAGRDFQYKLLELGKMAIFESDPHIQYSNFSTIEKEDVVFVISQGGKSLDIFNILQEPKRRGVKIISLTKFSPNPVREIGDIKLSTVAEKNNFRSTALSSRIAQLTVIDMIYVKLIQRNKTLAEKYIGDALEMVKDMKMK, from the coding sequence ATGGGTAATGTTTTATTAAAGATTAAAGAAATTAGGGATAAGCTTACAAATAAAGAACTTAAAGTGGCAGACTATATAGAAAAAAATCTAGAAGAAGTTAAAAATTTAAATACATATGAAATGGGAAATAGGTGTGATGTGAGCCAAGCTTCCATAGTAAGATTTTCTAAAAAGTTGGGATATTCAGGATTTCCTGAATTTAAAATTGCCTTAAGTAGTGATATAGGGCGACAGGAAATGGAAAATAGTATAAGCATAATTCATGAGGAAATTAAAGTGGATGATTCAAGTGAAGACACAGGAAAAAAAGTTGCCTATGAAAATATAAAAGCTATTGAAGATACTTGTAAATTAATAAATTATAAGGAACTTGAAAAAGCTGTGGAACTTTTAGATAAAGCTAAAAGAATTTTTATTTTAGGTGGTGGTTTTTCAGGAATTGCTGGGAGAGATTTTCAATATAAGTTATTAGAACTTGGGAAAATGGCAATTTTTGAAAGTGATCCACATATTCAATATTCTAATTTTTCTACAATAGAAAAGGAGGATGTGGTTTTTGTAATTTCCCAAGGGGGGAAGTCCTTGGATATTTTTAATATTTTACAAGAACCTAAGAGGAGAGGGGTGAAAATAATTTCACTTACTAAATTTTCTCCTAATCCAGTTAGGGAAATTGGAGATATAAAACTTTCCACAGTGGCTGAAAAAAATAATTTTCGTTCAACGGCACTATCTTCAAGAATAGCCCAACTTACAGTAATTGATATGATTTATGTAAAACTAATTCAAAGGAATAAAACTCTTGCTGAAAAGTATATTGGAGATGCTTTAGAAATGGTAAAAGATATGAAAATGAAATAA
- a CDS encoding NAD(P)H-hydrate dehydratase: MIELDEKFIKEIYIPREPDGYKGDYGHTFVVAGCKGFEGAAYFATMGAIRTGSGLVTLGTHSDVLDHLSVKLNEAMTVSIENITNVRQMLDKCTSIVIGPGLGDNPRNYDLLKKIVVCGSSPLVIDADGLNLLAKDLTLLDKRLCPTVLTPHFGEFSRLTGVPIDELKKHKIEHAFDFARKNNVILVLKDHKTIITDGKEIYINTTGNSSMANGGMGDTLAGIIASFAGQGYCTLKATLLGVYLHGLTGEILSRGMFCVNPTHLLEALPYIMKKYICNNNSNKILK, encoded by the coding sequence ATGATAGAATTAGATGAAAAGTTTATAAAAGAAATTTATATACCTAGGGAACCTGATGGATATAAGGGAGATTACGGTCATACCTTTGTAGTTGCAGGATGTAAAGGATTTGAAGGAGCGGCATATTTTGCAACTATGGGAGCAATAAGAACAGGATCAGGTTTAGTTACCCTAGGGACACACAGTGATGTCCTTGATCATCTAAGCGTAAAATTAAATGAAGCTATGACAGTTTCAATAGAAAATATAACAAATGTTAGACAGATGTTAGACAAATGTACATCAATAGTAATAGGACCAGGACTAGGGGATAATCCTAGAAACTATGATCTGTTAAAAAAAATTGTAGTTTGCGGATCCTCTCCTCTAGTTATAGATGCTGATGGTTTGAATCTTTTAGCTAAGGATTTAACTCTTTTAGATAAAAGATTATGTCCAACAGTTTTAACTCCTCATTTTGGAGAATTTTCAAGATTAACAGGAGTTCCAATAGATGAATTAAAAAAACATAAAATTGAACATGCCTTTGATTTTGCTAGAAAAAATAATGTTATTTTGGTTTTAAAAGATCATAAAACCATAATAACAGATGGTAAGGAAATATATATAAATACAACTGGAAATAGTTCTATGGCAAATGGAGGAATGGGAGATACTTTAGCAGGAATTATTGCTTCCTTTGCAGGGCAAGGATATTGTACTTTAAAAGCTACACTTTTAGGAGTTTATCTTCATGGATTAACAGGAGAGATTTTATCCCGTGGAATGTTTTGTGTAAACCCTACTCATTTATTAGAAGCCTTACCATATATAATGAAAAAATATATTTGTAATAATAATTCAAATAAAATTTTAAAATAA
- the nagB gene encoding glucosamine-6-phosphate deaminase, with product MRVIITDKNIGDWAAVYVAKKILEAKPSAEKPFVLGLPTGGTPLAMYKRLIQFCKDGIISFENVVTFNMDEYVGLSPENDQSYHYYMYHNFFNHIDIKKENINILNGLAEDYKKECERYEEKIKSVGGIDLFLGGIGPDGHIAFNEPGSSLSSRTRDKELTMDTIIANARFFEGDISKVPTLALTVGVGTILDAREVLIMVNGHNKARALHNAVEQGVNHMWTISALQLHPKGIIVSDEAACGELKVGTYRYFKDIEGKNLDTDKLIEDLYREVKGE from the coding sequence ATGAGAGTGATAATAACAGATAAAAATATAGGAGATTGGGCAGCGGTTTATGTTGCTAAGAAAATATTAGAGGCAAAACCAAGTGCTGAAAAACCATTTGTATTAGGATTACCAACAGGTGGAACTCCACTTGCTATGTATAAAAGATTAATTCAATTTTGTAAAGATGGAATTATTTCATTTGAAAATGTAGTTACTTTCAATATGGATGAATATGTGGGGCTTTCTCCAGAAAATGATCAAAGCTATCATTATTATATGTATCATAATTTCTTTAATCATATTGATATAAAGAAAGAGAATATAAATATTTTAAATGGTCTTGCTGAAGATTATAAAAAAGAGTGTGAAAGATATGAGGAAAAAATTAAAAGTGTTGGTGGAATAGATTTATTCCTAGGTGGAATTGGTCCAGATGGACACATTGCATTTAATGAACCAGGATCATCTTTATCATCTAGAACAAGGGATAAGGAATTAACTATGGATACAATTATTGCAAATGCTAGATTCTTTGAAGGGGATATTTCAAAGGTACCTACTTTAGCTTTAACAGTTGGAGTTGGAACTATTTTAGATGCTAGGGAAGTTTTAATTATGGTTAATGGACATAATAAAGCAAGAGCATTACACAATGCAGTGGAGCAAGGTGTTAATCATATGTGGACTATAAGTGCACTTCAATTACATCCAAAGGGAATTATTGTTTCTGATGAGGCTGCTTGTGGAGAATTAAAAGTTGGAACTTATAGATACTTTAAAGATATTGAAGGGAAAAACTTAGATACAGATAAATTAATAGAAGATTTATATAGAGAAGTAAAGGGAGAGTAG
- the nagA gene encoding N-acetylglucosamine-6-phosphate deacetylase, with product MKAIINGKIFDGDKFLENKALVFENKKIINIVPMEALEERYPEAEIIDAKGGYVTPGFIDLQINGCGGVLFNDSVTRETLEIMNRTNLKYGCTSFTPTLITTGDENIINALELVGNMEDKEDIGVLGLHIEGPYISVAKKGIHNPKFIRKMDEAMLNKIVEKGTKATTIITVAPENISGEYISTLANSGIKVALGHTNATYKEVEEKKIFGISLATHLYNGMSSFAHREPGAAGAVLDMDIKAGIIVDGMHSDYAAVRIAKRIMGDRLYLVTDAVSPVGTDMEYFYFEGNKVYHKNGKCFGEDGTLGGSALTMDAGVRNLVNHVGITLEEAIRMATLYPAKAVNLDNKYGRLQPEAMADIVILNKELEVEKVFAKGNLV from the coding sequence ATGAAGGCTATTATTAATGGAAAAATATTTGATGGAGATAAATTTTTAGAAAATAAGGCTTTAGTTTTTGAAAATAAAAAAATAATCAATATAGTTCCTATGGAAGCTTTAGAGGAGAGATACCCAGAAGCTGAAATAATTGATGCTAAGGGAGGATATGTAACTCCTGGATTTATAGATTTGCAAATAAATGGTTGTGGAGGAGTTTTATTTAATGATTCTGTAACTAGAGAAACTTTAGAAATTATGAATAGAACAAATTTAAAATATGGATGTACTTCATTTACTCCAACTCTTATAACTACTGGAGATGAAAATATTATAAATGCTCTAGAACTAGTTGGAAATATGGAAGATAAAGAGGATATTGGAGTTTTAGGATTACATATTGAAGGTCCATATATTTCAGTTGCAAAAAAAGGAATTCATAATCCTAAATTTATTAGAAAAATGGATGAGGCAATGTTAAATAAAATAGTTGAAAAGGGAACTAAGGCTACAACTATAATAACAGTTGCTCCTGAAAATATAAGTGGAGAGTATATTAGTACCCTTGCTAATTCTGGAATTAAAGTTGCCCTAGGTCATACTAATGCCACTTATAAAGAGGTTGAAGAAAAGAAAATATTTGGAATTTCTTTAGCTACACATTTATATAATGGAATGTCATCTTTTGCTCATAGAGAACCTGGAGCAGCTGGGGCAGTTTTAGATATGGATATAAAAGCTGGAATTATTGTAGATGGAATGCACTCAGATTATGCTGCTGTAAGAATTGCTAAAAGAATTATGGGAGATAGATTATATTTAGTAACAGATGCTGTTTCTCCTGTGGGAACAGATATGGAATATTTCTATTTTGAAGGAAATAAGGTTTATCACAAAAATGGAAAATGTTTTGGAGAAGATGGAACTTTAGGAGGTTCAGCTTTAACTATGGATGCTGGAGTTAGAAACCTTGTAAACCATGTGGGAATAACTTTAGAAGAAGCAATTAGAATGGCAACATTATATCCAGCAAAGGCTGTTAACTTAGATAATAAATATGGAAGATTACAACCAGAAGCTATGGCTGACATTGTAATTTTAAATAAAGAGTTAGAAGTTGAGAAAGTTTTTGCAAAGGGAAATTTAGTTTAA